The proteins below come from a single Crossiella sp. CA-258035 genomic window:
- a CDS encoding branched-chain amino acid ABC transporter substrate-binding protein: MSGARLVRTLAVASVIALTVAGCGGGSGSSGDGGQTSGGQAAPGKPGDAADPRGDGNAKCSNVSLAYIGTINGGNAALGQAILNGAQLAINQHNSANAGCQVSLKKFDSEGSPDKAPGVVTQAITDSTIVGVIGMPFSGESKAVGGTFNEAGLVTITPSATNPGLTKNGWKTFFRGLGNDAVQGPAAAKFLTDELKAQKVCVIRDDSEYGTGLADAIKGALGAKVACEDQIKTNQREFSATASKLKSANVDAIFFAGYYAEGGPLASKLFDEGIKAKFVAPDGTKDDEFIKGGADGAEGAYLTCPCVPADAFTDFSTAYKQLSGKEPSTYSAEGYDAATILLKGIDKGLKDRPGMLDFVKNYEGQGLTKKFKWDATGELTDTPVWSYKVEGGKIVKYKPITK; encoded by the coding sequence GTGTCTGGAGCACGACTCGTGCGGACCCTGGCGGTCGCGAGCGTCATCGCGCTCACCGTCGCAGGGTGCGGAGGCGGCAGCGGTTCATCGGGTGACGGGGGGCAGACCTCGGGCGGACAGGCGGCGCCGGGCAAGCCGGGCGATGCGGCCGACCCGCGTGGTGACGGCAACGCCAAGTGCAGCAATGTCTCGCTCGCCTACATCGGCACCATCAACGGCGGCAACGCCGCGCTGGGCCAGGCCATCCTCAACGGCGCGCAGCTGGCGATCAACCAGCACAACAGCGCGAACGCCGGCTGCCAGGTGAGCCTGAAGAAGTTCGACTCCGAGGGCAGCCCGGACAAGGCGCCGGGTGTGGTCACCCAGGCGATCACCGACTCGACCATCGTCGGCGTGATCGGCATGCCGTTCTCCGGTGAGTCCAAGGCCGTCGGCGGCACCTTCAACGAGGCCGGTCTGGTCACCATCACGCCTTCGGCGACCAACCCCGGCCTGACCAAGAACGGCTGGAAGACCTTCTTCCGCGGTCTGGGCAACGACGCGGTGCAGGGCCCGGCCGCGGCGAAGTTCCTCACCGACGAGCTGAAGGCGCAGAAGGTCTGCGTGATCAGGGACGACTCGGAGTACGGCACCGGCCTGGCGGATGCGATCAAGGGCGCGCTGGGCGCCAAGGTCGCCTGCGAGGACCAGATCAAGACCAACCAGCGCGAGTTCTCCGCCACCGCGAGCAAGCTGAAGTCCGCCAACGTGGACGCCATCTTCTTCGCCGGCTACTACGCCGAGGGCGGCCCGCTGGCCTCCAAGCTGTTCGACGAGGGCATCAAGGCGAAGTTCGTGGCGCCGGACGGCACCAAGGACGATGAGTTCATCAAGGGCGGCGCGGACGGCGCCGAGGGCGCCTACCTGACCTGCCCGTGCGTGCCGGCGGACGCCTTCACCGACTTCTCCACCGCCTACAAGCAGCTCTCCGGCAAGGAGCCGTCGACCTACTCGGCCGAGGGCTACGACGCCGCGACGATCCTGCTCAAGGGCATCGACAAGGGCCTGAAGGACCGTCCGGGCATGCTGGACTTCGTCAAGAACTACGAGGGCCAGGGCCTGACCAAGAAGTTCAAGTGGGACGCCACCGGCGAGCTCACCGACACGCCCGTCTGGTCGTACAAGGTCGAGGGCGGCAAGATCGTCAAGTACAAGCCGATCACCAAGTAA
- a CDS encoding response regulator — MTQPAAEAQEQATPVQRRVLVAEDEALIRLDLVEMLREEGYEVVGEAGDGERAVELAGELRPDLVIMDVKMPKKDGIEAAADIARERIAPVVILTAFSQRELVERARDAGAMAYLVKPFAKRDLVPAIELAVSRFAELAALENEVAGLTERLETRKAIERAKGLLMSKQGLSEPEAFRWIQRTAMDRRTTMKAVADAVLENLN; from the coding sequence GTGACCCAGCCGGCTGCCGAGGCCCAGGAGCAGGCCACCCCCGTTCAGCGTCGTGTGCTCGTCGCCGAGGACGAGGCGCTCATCCGTCTCGACCTGGTGGAGATGCTCCGCGAGGAGGGCTACGAGGTCGTCGGCGAGGCCGGTGACGGTGAGCGTGCCGTCGAGCTGGCCGGTGAGCTGCGGCCCGACCTGGTCATCATGGACGTCAAGATGCCCAAGAAGGACGGCATCGAGGCCGCCGCGGACATCGCGCGGGAGCGCATCGCGCCGGTGGTCATCCTGACCGCCTTCAGTCAGCGTGAGCTGGTCGAACGCGCCCGCGACGCCGGAGCGATGGCCTACCTGGTCAAGCCGTTCGCCAAGCGGGACCTGGTGCCCGCGATCGAGCTGGCCGTCTCCCGGTTCGCCGAGCTGGCGGCGCTGGAGAACGAGGTCGCCGGGCTCACCGAGCGGCTGGAGACGCGCAAGGCCATCGAGCGCGCCAAGGGTCTGCTGATGAGCAAGCAGGGGCTCTCCGAGCCGGAGGCCTTCCGCTGGATCCAGCGCACCGCCATGGACCGCCGTACCACCATGAAGGCGGTCGCGGACGCGGTGCTGGAGAACCTCAACTGA
- a CDS encoding bile acid:sodium symporter family protein has protein sequence MSFSLFLPVALALVMFGLGLTLTGADLRRVARSPKAAAITLACQMLVLPVVGFGLVLLFDLPAELAVGAMLLAASPGGSSASLFSHLAGGDVALNIAVTALNSVLALVTLPIVVDLSMTYFLGAGKEIGIQADKLAQVFAGVLVPVGLGMWVRHRYSGWAQRMAGPVKVAAIVVLFVVVTTAVVTQWTVFVAHLGGVGLLALLFCVCCLVIGYLVPRAFRVAREQAIASAMEIGIHNGVLAIAVAVSVLGSPTMAIPAAVYGIVMNFPTAVAAWLFGRGRR, from the coding sequence GTGTCGTTCTCGCTGTTCCTGCCGGTGGCGCTGGCGTTGGTGATGTTCGGGCTGGGCTTGACGCTCACCGGGGCGGACCTGCGGCGGGTGGCTCGTTCGCCCAAGGCGGCGGCGATCACGTTGGCGTGCCAGATGCTGGTGTTGCCGGTGGTGGGGTTTGGGCTGGTGTTGTTGTTCGACCTGCCCGCGGAGCTGGCGGTGGGGGCGATGTTGCTGGCGGCCTCGCCCGGGGGTAGTTCGGCGAGCCTGTTCAGTCACCTGGCCGGTGGGGATGTGGCGCTGAACATCGCGGTGACCGCGTTGAACTCGGTGCTGGCGCTGGTCACGCTGCCGATTGTGGTGGACCTGTCGATGACCTACTTCCTCGGCGCCGGCAAGGAGATCGGCATCCAGGCGGACAAGCTGGCGCAGGTGTTCGCGGGGGTGCTGGTGCCGGTGGGGCTGGGCATGTGGGTGCGGCACCGGTACAGCGGGTGGGCGCAGCGGATGGCCGGGCCGGTGAAGGTGGCGGCGATCGTGGTGTTGTTCGTGGTGGTCACGACCGCCGTGGTGACGCAGTGGACGGTGTTCGTGGCGCACCTGGGCGGGGTGGGGCTGCTGGCGCTGCTGTTCTGCGTGTGCTGCCTGGTGATCGGCTACCTGGTGCCCAGGGCGTTCCGGGTGGCGCGGGAGCAGGCGATCGCCTCGGCCATGGAGATCGGCATCCACAACGGGGTGCTGGCCATCGCGGTCGCGGTGTCGGTGCTGGGCAGTCCGACCATGGCCATCCCGGCCGCGGTGTACGGGATCGTGATGAACTTCCCGACCGCGGTGGCGGCCTGGCTGTTCGGGCGCGGACGGCGCTGA
- the fxsT gene encoding FxSxx-COOH system tetratricopeptide repeat protein produces the protein MPPRASAFQRRLVAAQLSAVSAAHGTAVLVGSCSHLVRGLGGVGKTQLAAEHARTLWNNDALDVLVWVAASSRDAILTAYAHAATAPDGPMTDTPAETGIEIIAQRWLQWLASTRRRWLVVLDDVQDPADVVGLWPPHCPHGQVVVTTRRRDAALASDGRHLVDVDAFTPEESRDFLATRLGGRPEQAEGAAELAEHLHHLPIALAQAAAYIADRPVLTCTGYLARWNDQHTPLAKVLPAPGELPDEHRETMATIWALSIAHADAIAPVGLARPLLEILSLLDAHGVPDTLLNTPAVLAHLGEVRGRAVTANDALDALGCLHRLNLITHQATAAHRSVRVHALIQRTTRETLTPHQLATTARLAADALIQFWPRHDGIGDSDLAVALRGSVSALRTHAEPALWHNGAHPVLLAFADSLARTGRLSAAISCYRRLLPTAVERLGTHHADTLTLRHNLAHLQGELGDVPAATAALTMVLADRIRVLGPDHPDTLNTRHNLAYRLGAGGDAAGAAACFASLLTDRMRVLGADHPDTLTTAHNTAAWQGEAGDPAAAAAAFARVLSARARVLGPEHPSTLSSLAGLGHWLGEAGDPHAAVRVHTDLLARTEHTLGPNHLDTLAARHALAQWLCRADNPSGAALVFTELLTQQRQALGPDHPDTLTTGNNLAHCLAAAGDPAGAAEAFAQLIHRMHHVLGAEHPNVLTARCNLATALGQAGNRAAAVRHLHEVLVDVEHACGTTHPSAFTTANNLAHWQGTAGDPAGAAERLQTLVASMEAVLGTTHPDTLTTSENLAHWLDQTGDHTTADTIRHRLRSHQDNTRGQGSINHNHAPPALGQLGPEVGPAKQR, from the coding sequence TTGCCCCCGCGGGCCAGCGCCTTCCAGCGGCGCCTGGTCGCCGCCCAGCTCAGCGCGGTCTCCGCCGCGCACGGCACCGCGGTGCTCGTGGGCTCCTGCTCGCACCTGGTGCGCGGCCTGGGCGGGGTCGGCAAGACCCAGCTGGCCGCCGAACACGCCCGCACCCTGTGGAACAACGACGCTCTCGACGTGCTCGTCTGGGTGGCGGCCAGCTCCCGCGATGCCATCCTCACCGCCTACGCCCACGCCGCCACCGCCCCAGACGGCCCGATGACCGACACACCCGCCGAGACCGGCATCGAGATCATCGCCCAGCGCTGGCTGCAATGGCTGGCCTCCACCCGCCGGCGGTGGCTGGTCGTGCTCGACGACGTCCAGGACCCCGCCGACGTCGTGGGCCTGTGGCCCCCGCACTGCCCGCACGGCCAGGTCGTGGTCACCACTCGCCGCCGGGATGCCGCCCTGGCCTCCGACGGGCGTCACCTCGTCGACGTCGACGCCTTCACCCCCGAGGAATCCCGGGACTTCCTGGCAACCCGCCTCGGCGGGCGCCCCGAGCAGGCCGAGGGCGCGGCCGAGCTCGCCGAGCACCTGCATCACCTGCCGATCGCCCTGGCCCAAGCAGCCGCCTACATCGCCGACCGGCCCGTGCTGACCTGCACCGGCTATCTGGCCCGGTGGAACGACCAGCACACGCCACTGGCCAAGGTGCTGCCCGCCCCAGGCGAACTTCCCGATGAACACCGGGAAACCATGGCCACCATCTGGGCGCTGTCCATCGCCCACGCCGACGCCATAGCCCCCGTCGGACTGGCCCGCCCCCTGCTGGAGATCCTCTCGCTGCTGGATGCCCACGGCGTGCCCGACACCCTGCTGAACACCCCGGCCGTCCTGGCCCACCTCGGCGAGGTCCGCGGGCGGGCGGTGACCGCGAATGACGCCCTGGACGCGCTGGGCTGCCTGCACCGGCTGAACCTGATCACCCACCAGGCCACAGCCGCGCACCGCTCGGTGCGGGTGCACGCCCTCATCCAGCGCACCACCCGCGAAACCCTCACCCCCCACCAACTGGCCACCACCGCCCGCCTGGCCGCCGACGCCCTCATCCAGTTCTGGCCCCGCCACGACGGGATCGGTGACAGCGACCTGGCCGTAGCGCTGCGCGGCAGCGTCAGCGCCCTGCGCACCCACGCCGAACCCGCCCTCTGGCACAACGGCGCCCACCCGGTGCTGCTGGCCTTCGCCGACAGCCTGGCCCGCACCGGCCGACTCTCAGCCGCGATCAGCTGCTACCGGCGCCTATTGCCCACCGCGGTCGAGCGCCTGGGCACCCACCACGCCGACACCCTGACCCTGCGGCACAACCTCGCCCACTTACAAGGCGAACTCGGCGACGTCCCCGCCGCGACCGCGGCACTGACCATGGTGCTGGCCGACCGGATCCGAGTCCTCGGCCCCGACCACCCCGACACGCTCAACACCCGCCACAACCTCGCCTACCGGCTCGGTGCCGGGGGTGATGCCGCCGGGGCAGCGGCCTGCTTCGCCAGCCTGCTCACCGACCGTATGCGCGTCCTGGGCGCCGACCATCCCGACACCCTCACCACCGCCCACAACACTGCCGCCTGGCAAGGCGAAGCCGGCGACCCGGCCGCCGCAGCCGCCGCCTTCGCCAGGGTCTTGTCCGCCCGCGCCCGCGTGCTCGGCCCCGAGCACCCCAGCACGCTGAGCTCTCTGGCCGGGCTGGGACACTGGCTCGGCGAAGCCGGTGACCCGCACGCCGCCGTGCGCGTGCACACCGACCTGCTCGCCCGCACCGAACACACCCTGGGCCCCAACCACCTCGACACCCTCGCCGCCCGGCACGCACTGGCCCAATGGCTATGCCGGGCCGACAACCCCAGCGGGGCGGCGCTGGTCTTCACCGAGCTACTCACCCAGCAACGCCAAGCCCTCGGGCCGGACCACCCGGACACCCTCACCACCGGCAACAACCTCGCCCACTGCCTAGCCGCCGCCGGAGACCCCGCCGGAGCCGCCGAAGCCTTCGCCCAGCTCATCCACCGCATGCACCACGTGCTGGGCGCTGAACATCCCAACGTGCTGACCGCCCGCTGCAACCTGGCCACCGCCCTCGGCCAAGCCGGCAACCGCGCCGCGGCGGTCCGCCACCTCCACGAGGTGCTCGTCGATGTCGAACACGCCTGCGGCACAACGCATCCCAGCGCCTTCACCACCGCGAACAACCTCGCCCACTGGCAAGGCACCGCCGGCGACCCCGCTGGTGCCGCCGAACGACTCCAGACGCTGGTGGCCAGCATGGAAGCCGTGCTCGGCACCACGCACCCTGACACCCTGACCACCAGCGAGAACCTGGCCCACTGGCTCGACCAGACCGGAGACCACACCACCGCAGACACGATCCGCCACCGCCTGCGCAGCCACCAAGACAACACCCGCGGCCAAGGCTCCATCAACCACAACCACGCCCCACCAGCACTCGGCCAACTCGGACCGGAAGTGGGACCCGCCAAGCAGCGCTGA
- the cas2e gene encoding type I-E CRISPR-associated endoribonuclease Cas2e, translated as MPSMVVLATTAVPDHVHGALSRWMLETMPGMFVGSVSARVRDLVWDTVSAVIGDGAAVLVYPADTEQGFAIRTAGERRRRPYEVDGLTLIRWTAQDGEAEEHEVPW; from the coding sequence ATGCCGTCGATGGTCGTGCTGGCCACCACCGCGGTTCCCGATCACGTGCACGGGGCGCTGAGCCGGTGGATGCTGGAGACGATGCCGGGGATGTTCGTCGGCAGCGTCTCGGCCCGGGTCCGGGACTTGGTGTGGGACACCGTGAGCGCGGTGATCGGGGACGGCGCCGCGGTGCTGGTCTACCCAGCCGACACCGAGCAGGGCTTTGCCATCCGCACCGCCGGAGAGCGCCGGCGCCGGCCCTACGAGGTTGACGGGCTCACCCTGATCCGCTGGACAGCTCAGGATGGCGAAGCTGAAGAACACGAAGTGCCGTGGTAA
- the cas1e gene encoding type I-E CRISPR-associated endonuclease Cas1e produces the protein MTGPARRRLAAPSVVMLPRVADSLSFLYLDLVRIVQDETGVHARIDTPRGVDRIALPVAALSCILLGPGTSITQPALATIARHGATVVCTGAGGVRSYAGILPDSLTTRWLEHQARAWADEQVRLRVAVAMYEKRFGTGLPPGTTVAQLRGLEGQRVKALYQQLAQQHRIPRFRRNYDPARWEEQDPVNLALSAANTCLYGIVHAAVLALGCSPALGFVHSGKQHAFVYDIADLYKARTTIPLAFALHAASNPEQQARRRFRDELRLIKLLPRIVTDIQQLLAPEEADPVPDHEAVELVSLWDPELGVLPAGVNYAEHSIG, from the coding sequence GTGACCGGCCCGGCGCGGCGGCGCCTGGCCGCGCCGTCGGTGGTGATGCTGCCGCGGGTAGCCGATTCCTTGAGCTTCCTCTACCTGGACCTGGTGCGGATCGTGCAGGACGAGACCGGGGTGCATGCCCGCATCGACACCCCACGCGGGGTGGATCGGATCGCGCTGCCGGTGGCCGCCTTGTCCTGCATCCTGCTGGGCCCCGGTACTTCCATCACCCAACCGGCGCTGGCGACCATCGCCCGTCATGGTGCCACCGTGGTGTGCACCGGTGCCGGTGGGGTGCGCAGCTACGCCGGGATCCTGCCCGACTCCCTGACCACCCGATGGCTGGAGCACCAGGCCCGCGCTTGGGCCGATGAGCAGGTCAGGCTGCGGGTGGCGGTGGCGATGTATGAGAAACGCTTCGGCACCGGACTCCCGCCGGGTACGACCGTGGCGCAGTTGCGTGGTCTGGAAGGGCAGCGGGTCAAGGCGCTGTACCAGCAGTTGGCCCAACAACACCGGATTCCCCGGTTCCGGCGCAACTACGACCCGGCGCGGTGGGAGGAGCAGGACCCGGTCAACCTGGCGCTGTCGGCGGCCAACACCTGCCTGTACGGCATCGTCCACGCCGCCGTGCTGGCCCTGGGATGCTCGCCCGCGCTGGGCTTTGTCCACAGCGGCAAGCAACACGCCTTCGTCTACGACATCGCCGATCTGTACAAGGCTCGCACCACCATCCCGCTGGCCTTCGCCCTGCACGCTGCGAGCAACCCGGAACAACAGGCCCGCCGCCGTTTCCGCGACGAACTGCGACTGATCAAGCTGCTGCCCCGCATCGTCACCGACATCCAGCAGCTCCTCGCCCCTGAGGAGGCCGATCCGGTGCCGGACCACGAGGCGGTGGAGTTAGTGTCGTTGTGGGATCCCGAGCTGGGGGTGCTGCCGGCGGGGGTCAACTATGCCGAACACAGCATCGGCTGA
- the cas6e gene encoding type I-E CRISPR-associated protein Cas6/Cse3/CasE, with product MTLWLTRITPNLRHQRSRADLHNAVGMHRSVMSLFPDQPSDQPRRHAGILFRLDNDAAGPHILVQSQIEPAPENLVEDYGTHECREITPLIEQLRPGGLVHYRIVACSSKRLARDQPPYRKGQRIARTEAEALAWWELRAPEHGLNLNQTQTTMITAERSARSQDTIRHPRTRFQGIATITDAEIARQAVLRGIGRGKAYGCGLLSLAPVRSPW from the coding sequence ATGACCCTCTGGCTGACCCGGATCACCCCCAACCTGCGCCACCAGCGCAGCCGCGCCGACCTGCACAACGCCGTCGGCATGCACCGCAGCGTCATGTCCCTGTTCCCTGACCAGCCCAGCGACCAACCGCGCCGGCACGCCGGCATCCTCTTCCGCCTCGACAACGATGCGGCTGGCCCGCACATCCTGGTGCAAAGCCAGATCGAACCCGCACCGGAGAACCTGGTCGAGGACTACGGCACGCACGAGTGCCGAGAGATCACCCCGCTGATCGAACAGCTGCGCCCCGGTGGTCTGGTGCACTACCGGATCGTGGCCTGCAGCAGCAAACGCCTGGCCCGCGACCAACCGCCCTACCGCAAAGGCCAGCGCATCGCCCGCACCGAGGCCGAAGCCCTGGCCTGGTGGGAACTCCGCGCCCCCGAACACGGCCTGAACCTCAACCAGACCCAGACCACCATGATCACCGCCGAGCGCTCCGCCCGCAGCCAGGACACCATCCGCCACCCCCGCACCCGCTTCCAGGGCATCGCCACCATCACCGACGCCGAGATCGCCCGCCAGGCCGTGCTGCGCGGGATCGGCCGCGGCAAGGCCTACGGCTGCGGCCTGCTCAGCCTCGCCCCGGTGCGCAGCCCGTGGTGA
- the cas5e gene encoding type I-E CRISPR-associated protein Cas5/CasD, whose translation MIGILLHLAGPMQSWGIAAAFNDRDTHRYPTRSGLLGLISAAHGHTRTTPLNEEWGELVLTVRIDRPGVRMSDFHTVGGGRRPEQTVPTSEGKRRSLDTATITSRRHYLADAAFTAALEGPAEVITGIAAALTHPVWAPYLGRRSCPAEAPLLLTPTPIERAAAELDHLPLARTAPRGKDKTTVSVEFVLEAPPGQQEACRSEELPDLPSSFHPHERAHHDRRVYLHTRDLPAALCGGYGTDYLTALHTYLESTTS comes from the coding sequence GTGATCGGGATCCTGCTGCACCTGGCCGGCCCGATGCAGTCCTGGGGGATTGCGGCGGCCTTCAACGACCGCGACACCCACCGCTACCCAACCCGCTCAGGGCTGCTCGGGCTGATCAGCGCCGCCCACGGCCATACCCGCACCACACCACTGAACGAGGAGTGGGGTGAGCTGGTGCTCACCGTCCGGATCGACCGGCCCGGTGTCCGGATGAGCGACTTCCACACCGTCGGCGGCGGACGCCGCCCGGAGCAGACCGTGCCCACCTCCGAGGGCAAACGCCGTTCCCTGGACACCGCCACCATCACCTCCCGCCGGCACTACCTGGCCGACGCGGCCTTCACCGCAGCCCTGGAGGGCCCCGCCGAGGTCATCACCGGCATCGCCGCAGCACTGACCCACCCGGTCTGGGCGCCCTACCTCGGCCGGCGCAGCTGCCCCGCCGAGGCACCGCTGCTGCTGACCCCCACGCCGATCGAGCGCGCCGCGGCCGAACTCGACCACCTCCCCCTCGCGCGCACCGCACCCCGCGGGAAGGACAAGACCACGGTGAGCGTGGAGTTCGTCCTGGAAGCCCCACCCGGACAGCAGGAGGCCTGCCGCAGTGAGGAACTCCCCGACCTGCCCTCCTCCTTCCACCCGCACGAGCGCGCCCACCACGACCGCCGGGTCTACCTGCACACCCGGGACCTGCCCGCCGCGCTGTGCGGCGGCTACGGCACCGACTACCTCACAGCCCTGCACACCTACCTGGAATCCACCACGTCATGA
- the cas7e gene encoding type I-E CRISPR-associated protein Cas7/Cse4/CasC — translation MTSAPARYLDLHLLHTLPYANLNRDDLGSPKSVVYGGKERARVSSQCWKRAVRLEVEQRLADPAVRTRRLTKQIAEDLHTSHQWPQELAGLAGRAVAASAELGIDKAGLTVLVYLPRAAIAELVQVCLGHRDALEQALTAQDKTSEKQEDGKPKGGKGNKRDKAVDLAEVLPRKQIVELITSRNSSTALFGRMLAEVPGSKVDGAVQVAHAFTTHATEIEVDFFTAVDDLNPADLTGGGHLSQNEFTTGVFYRYASINLTDLTTNLNGDAAHALSVTEAFLDTFCTAMPQAKKNSTAPFTVPDLAYLAVRADRPVSLAAAFEKPVSPASGTGGFGAPSRQGLATYATQVNTLLGTQTLPFAGHAALQQETLDGLGQRHASFGELIGAALAAAAPEAR, via the coding sequence GTGACCAGCGCCCCCGCCCGCTACCTCGACCTCCACCTCCTGCACACCCTGCCCTATGCCAATCTCAACCGCGATGACCTCGGATCGCCGAAATCGGTGGTATACGGCGGAAAAGAGCGCGCCCGGGTCTCCAGCCAGTGCTGGAAACGCGCCGTGCGCCTGGAAGTCGAACAGCGCCTGGCCGACCCCGCCGTCCGCACCCGCCGGCTGACCAAGCAGATCGCCGAAGACCTCCACACCTCGCACCAGTGGCCGCAGGAGCTGGCCGGTCTCGCCGGGCGCGCGGTGGCCGCCTCCGCGGAGCTGGGCATCGACAAGGCCGGGCTGACCGTGCTGGTCTACCTTCCCCGGGCCGCGATCGCCGAGCTGGTCCAGGTCTGCCTGGGCCACCGCGACGCCCTGGAACAGGCCTTGACCGCCCAGGACAAGACGAGTGAGAAGCAGGAGGACGGCAAACCCAAGGGTGGCAAGGGCAACAAGCGGGACAAGGCCGTCGACCTGGCCGAGGTGCTGCCCCGCAAGCAGATCGTCGAGCTGATCACCAGCCGCAACAGCAGCACCGCCCTGTTCGGCCGGATGCTCGCCGAGGTCCCGGGGTCCAAAGTGGACGGAGCGGTGCAGGTCGCCCACGCCTTCACCACCCACGCCACCGAGATCGAAGTGGACTTCTTCACCGCGGTGGATGACCTCAATCCGGCCGACCTCACCGGCGGCGGTCACCTGAGCCAGAACGAGTTCACCACCGGGGTCTTCTACCGCTACGCCAGCATCAACCTCACCGACCTGACCACCAACCTCAACGGCGATGCGGCCCACGCGCTGTCGGTGACCGAGGCGTTCCTGGACACCTTCTGCACCGCGATGCCGCAGGCCAAAAAGAACAGCACCGCCCCGTTCACCGTCCCCGACCTGGCCTACCTCGCCGTCCGCGCCGACCGCCCGGTCTCCCTGGCCGCGGCCTTTGAGAAACCGGTCTCCCCGGCCAGCGGCACCGGCGGCTTCGGCGCACCCTCGCGCCAGGGCCTGGCCACCTACGCAACCCAGGTCAACACCCTGCTGGGCACCCAGACCCTGCCCTTTGCCGGACACGCCGCCCTGCAACAGGAAACCCTGGACGGGCTTGGGCAGCGCCACGCCAGCTTCGGAGAGCTCATCGGCGCGGCCCTGGCCGCGGCGGCGCCGGAGGCACGGTGA
- the casB gene encoding type I-E CRISPR-associated protein Cse2/CasB, with protein sequence MSTTVALSSETGYVKFVAHIHRLCATSPSARANLRRAERRSPEEANAATHKVLARWLPRDPSPGRERAYYTVAALIAAQPTATHHRNNTITSPEAGGSEEPTTSPEITVPDEPTEAARWWELPTVGVSLARAAVSRPSQPQAINPHSAEQHLRVLCRQSLTGLHRHLPVVIRRLNEVNASPDWVRLLHDLCRWEHTPRLVAKEWLQDFYRTLIDLDPDTADNGE encoded by the coding sequence GTGAGCACCACCGTCGCCCTGTCCAGTGAGACCGGGTACGTGAAGTTCGTCGCCCACATCCACCGGCTCTGCGCCACCTCACCCAGCGCGCGGGCCAACCTGCGCCGCGCGGAGCGCCGCAGCCCGGAGGAGGCCAACGCAGCCACCCACAAGGTGCTCGCCCGCTGGCTGCCGCGTGATCCCAGCCCGGGACGCGAACGCGCCTACTACACCGTGGCCGCCCTCATCGCCGCCCAACCCACCGCCACCCACCACCGCAACAACACCATCACCTCGCCCGAGGCCGGTGGTTCCGAGGAGCCCACCACATCACCGGAGATCACCGTCCCCGACGAGCCCACCGAAGCGGCGAGGTGGTGGGAGCTGCCCACGGTGGGCGTGTCCTTGGCTCGGGCAGCGGTATCCCGTCCCAGCCAGCCCCAAGCGATCAACCCCCACAGCGCCGAACAGCATCTGCGGGTGCTCTGCCGCCAAAGCCTCACCGGCCTGCACCGCCACCTGCCCGTGGTCATCCGCCGCCTCAACGAGGTCAACGCGAGCCCGGACTGGGTGCGCCTGCTCCACGACCTGTGCCGCTGGGAACACACCCCGCGCCTGGTGGCCAAGGAATGGCTCCAGGACTTCTACCGCACCCTCATCGACCTCGACCCCGACACCGCCGACAACGGAGAGTAA